The following are encoded in a window of Gossypium raimondii isolate GPD5lz chromosome 13, ASM2569854v1, whole genome shotgun sequence genomic DNA:
- the LOC105783269 gene encoding bifunctional aspartate aminotransferase and glutamate/aspartate-prephenate aminotransferase — protein MAISLHNSTNISRVGFASPFLGSNSASKVSISVSLPSFSNLSFKSVETSSQQLYRINAMSKAESSSSDQVKVDISLSPRVNSVKPSKTVAITDHATALAQAGVPVIRLAAGEPDFDTPAIIAEAGINAIREGYTRYSPNAGTLELRTAICHKLKEENGISYTPDQIVVSNGAKQSILQAVLAVCSPGDEVIIPAPYWVSYPEMARLADATPVILPTLISDNFLLDPELLESNITEKSRLLILCSPSNPTGSVYPKKLLEKIAEIVAKHPRLLVLSDEIYEHIIYAPAAHTSFASLPGMWERTLTVNGFSKAFAMTGWRLGYIAGPKNFIAACNKIQSQSTSGASSIAQKAGVAALGLGYAGGEVVSTMVKAFRERRDFLVKSFGELEGVKISEPQGAFYLFIDFSSYYGIEVEGFGKIENSESLCRYLLDKGQVALVPGDAFGDDSCIRISYAASLTTLQASFERIKKALISLRPAVPV, from the exons ATGGCAATTTCTCTTCATAATTCAACAAACATTTCCCGTGTTGGCTTCGCTTCCCCATTTTTGGGATCAAATTCCGCCTCCAAGGTCTCTATTTCCGTTTCTTTGCCTTCTTTTTCAAATCTCTCCTTCAA ATCTGTTGAGACTTCAAGTCAACAGTTATATAGAATAAATGCAATGTCGAAGGCAGAGAGTAGCAGCTCTGACCAAGTGAAAGTTGACATCTCTTTGAGCCCCAGAGTTAACTCTGTGAAGCCTTCAAAGACAGTGGCTATAACTGATCATGCAACTGCTCTTGCACAAGCTGGTGTCCCTGTTATTCGATTGGCTGCTGGAGAGCCTGATTTTGATACACCAGCCATTATAGCTGAg GCTGGGATAAATGCTATTCGTGAAGGTTACACAAGGTACAGTCCTAACGCAGGTACTTTGGAACTTCGTACGGCAATCTGTCATAAGCTAAAAG AGGAGAATGGTATCTCTTATACACCTGATCAAATTGTGGTCAGTAATGGTGCTAAACAGAGTATCCTTCAAGCAGTTCTTGCAGTTTGTTCTCCTGGGGATGAG GTTATAATTCCTGCTCCATATTGGGTGAGTTACCCAGAAATGGCGAGGCTGGCTGATGCAACACCTGTTATTCTTCCAACACTCATTTCTGACAATTTTCTATTGGACCCAGAGCTCCTTGAGTCTAATATCACTGAAAAATCAAGATTGTTGATTCTATGCTCCCCATCAAATCCAACTGGATCTGTTTACCCTAAGAAACTGCTTGAAAAAATTGCAGAAATTGTAGCAAAGCATCCCAGGCTTCTG GTGCTATCTGATGAAATATACGAACATATAATTTATGCTCCCGCAGCTCACACAAGCTTTGCATCATTGCCAGGCATGTGGGAGCGGACTTTAACAGTCAATGGCTTTTCCAAG GCTTTTGCAATGACTGGATGGCGACTTGGATATATTGCTGGACCTAAGAACTTTATTGCAGCATGTAATAAAATTCAGAGTCAG TCGACTTCAGGAGCTAGTAGTATAGCACAAAAAGCAGGAGTTGCTGCATTAGGCTTGGGTTATGCTGGTGGGGAAGTAGTTTCCACCATGGTGAAAGCCTTCAGGGAACGTCGAGATTTCTTGGTTAAAAGCTTTGGAGAATTGGAAGGTGTTAAGATATCTGAACCTCAG GGAGCTTTCTATCTATTCATTGATTTCAGTTCTTATTACGGAATAGAAGTTGAAGGTTttggtaaaattgaaaattcagaATCACTCTGTCGATACCTCCTGGACAAGGGTCAG GTTGCACTAGTCCCTGGAGATGCATTCGGGGACGATAGCTGCATTCGGATATCATATGCAGCATCCCTCACTACCTTACAAGCTTCTTTTGAGAGAATTAAGAAAGCACTCATCTCCCTCAGGCCTGCTGTTCCTGTTTAA